From a region of the Salvelinus alpinus chromosome 2, SLU_Salpinus.1, whole genome shotgun sequence genome:
- the LOC139546949 gene encoding zinc finger protein 135-like — MSSQSYSPLVPAKEEEVCCTEEEAMGLNIVVKEEEEDVTVKEEEDHFRVKEEEEAVTVKEEEDHFREEEEAISIKEEEEDVLGVKEEEGEEEEEETEELNTRERSDCHSDSGKNPSGEPDPETPKPARRHHCSQCGKKFIQLSHLKAHERIHTGEKPYRCSQCEKSFTQLNMLKRHEIIHTGAKPHQCSQCGNSFTQLWNLTVHERAHTEKPYHCTQCGKSFSWLGSLKVHEKTHTGEKPYHCSQCGKIFSQLEQLKKHKRTHTADKPYLCSQCGKRFTLLRNLKNHELIHSLYKPYLCSQCGKTFFSSDSLTKHELTHSVEKPFNCSQCGKTFFSLGPLKQHERTHSVEKPYHCSKCGKSFTSSNSLKKHKRIHSGVKPYHCYQCKKSFTQSWHLKHHERTHAEEKSYHCSQCVKSFTMSTYLKKHELTHSVEKPFHCSHCEKSFKNLRSLKVHEQRHTAPSGEKNLLGFSN, encoded by the exons ATGAGCTCGCAAAGCTACTCCCCCCTGGTCCCTGCTAaagaagaggaggtctgctgCACGGAGGAAGAAGCTATGGGACTGAACATTGTggtgaaagaagaagaggaggatgttacagtgaaagaagaagaagaccattttagagtgaaagaggaagaggaggctgttacagtgaaggaAGAGGAAGACCAttttagagaggaagaggaggctatctcaataaaagaggaggaggaagacgttttgggagtgaaagaggaggaaggagaggaggaggaggaagagactgaAGAGCTGAACACCA gagaaagATCAGACTGTCACTCTGACAGCGGGAAGAATCCTTCAGGGGAACCAGATCCAGAGACGCCCAAACCAGCGAGACgacaccactgctcccagtgtggaaagaaatTTATCCAGTTATCGCATCTGAAAGcgcatgagagaatacatacaggagaaaagccttaccgCTGTTCCCAGTGTGAAAAGAGTTTTACCCAGTTAAATATGCTGAAACGACATGAAATAATACACACAGGAGCAAAGCCTCACCAAtgctctcagtgtggaaataGTTTTACCCAGCTATGGAACCTGACAGTGCATGAGAGGGCACACacagagaagccttaccactgcacacaatgtggaaagagttttagctGGTTAGGGAGCTTGAAAGTACATGAGAAAACGCACAccggggagaagccttaccactgctctcagtgtggaaagATATTTTCCCAGTTGGAGCAACTGAAAAAACATAAGAGAACACACACTGCAGATAAGCCTTACCTCTGCTCCCAGTGTGGGAAGAGATTTACCCTGCTGAGAAACCTGAAAAATCATGAGCTAATACACTCTCTATATAAGCCTTAcctctgctcccagtgtggaaaaacATTTTTCTCATCAGATTCCCTGACAAAACATGAGCTAACGCACTCTGTAGAGAAGCCTTTCAACTGCTCACAGTGTGGAAAGACATTTTTCTCATTAGGGCCcctgaaacaacatgagagaaCACACTCAGTGGAGAAACCCTATCATTGCTCgaagtgtggaaagagttttacttcATCGAATTCCCTGAAAAAACATAAAAGAATACACTCAGGAGTGAAACCCTACCACTGTTATCAGTGTAAAAAAAGTTTTACCCAATCGTGGCACCTGAAACATCATGAGAGGACACACGCAGAAGAAAAATCTTATCATTGCTCCCAGTGTGTAAAGAGTTTTACCATGTCAACATACCTGAAAAAACATGAGCTAACACACTCTGTAGAGAAGCCTTTCCACTGTTCGCATTGTGAAAAGAGTTTTAAGAATTTAAGGAGCCTGAAAGTGCATGAGCAAAGACACACTGCTCCCTCTGGGGAGAAAAATTTACTTGGTTTCAGCAACTGA